Part of the Chthoniobacterales bacterium genome is shown below.
GATGCTGTCCACGTAGCCGCGCTGCATGGCGAAGAGAATCGCGGCCTGCAGCTCGACGGGAAGCGGGTGATACTGCGGCTGCTTGAAGAGCTCGACGATGCGCTGACCGCGCTCGAGCGTGGCTTTCGTCTTGGCGTCGAGATCGCTGCCGAACTGCGCGAAGGCCGCGAGCTCGCGGAACTGGGCGAGGTCGCCCTTGATCTTGCCGGCGACCTGCTTCATCGCCTTGATCTGCGCGGCGGAGCCGACGCGGGACACCGACAGACCGACCGAGATCGCCGGGCGAATGCCCTGATAGAACAGGTCGGTTTCGAGATAGATCTGGCCGTCGGTGATCGAAATGACGTTCGTCGGAATGTAGGCAGACACGTCGCCGGCCTGCGTTTCGATGATCGGGAGCGCCGTCAGCGATCCGTTGCCGTAATTTTCACCAACCCGGGCGGAGCGCTCGAGCAGGCGGCTGTGGAGATAGAACACGTCGCCGGGATAGGCTTCACGACCGGACGGACGCTTGAGGAGGAGCGAAACCTGGCGGTAGGCGACCGCGTGCTTCGAAAGGTCGTCGAACACGATGAGCGCATCCATGCCATTATCCATGAACCACTCGCCGATCGTCGCACCGGTGAAGGGGGCGATGTATTGGTTCGTGGCGGAATCAGAGGCGGAAGCCGAGACGATGACGGTGTATTTGAGCGCATCGTTCTCTTCGAGCGTCTTCACGACGCGGGCGATGTTCGCGTTCTTCTGGCCGACCGCGACGTAGATCGAATACATCGGGCGGAAATCCTTTTCGCCCGCGGCCTCGGCGGCCTTGTTCGCATTCGACTGGTTGATGATCGTGTCGATCGCGATCGTCGTCTTGCCGGTGGCGCGGTCG
Proteins encoded:
- the atpA gene encoding F0F1 ATP synthase subunit alpha; this translates as MSSILQELESKIAGIQSASAAKTNVGIVREIGDGVARIEGLSGAMLNELLEFPNGIFGIALNLEETEVGSIVFGDYTKISEGDEVKTTGKLLSTPVGKSLLGRVVDSLGQPIDGKGPIDATEFRPVEKIAPGIIKRKSVSQPVQTGIMAVDAMIPIGRGQRELIIGDRATGKTTIAIDTIINQSNANKAAEAAGEKDFRPMYSIYVAVGQKNANIARVVKTLEENDALKYTVIVSASASDSATNQYIAPFTGATIGEWFMDNGMDALIVFDDLSKHAVAYRQVSLLLKRPSGREAYPGDVFYLHSRLLERSARVGENYGNGSLTALPIIETQAGDVSAYIPTNVISITDGQIYLETDLFYQGIRPAISVGLSVSRVGSAAQIKAMKQVAGKIKGDLAQFRELAAFAQFGSDLDAKTKATLERGQRIVELFKQPQYHPLPVELQAAILFAMQRGYVDSIPVERVKEFQTKLQEFFTTRKAALLARILEKKAFDKDLEAETIAALDEFKTIFK